A region of Haliotis asinina isolate JCU_RB_2024 chromosome 9, JCU_Hal_asi_v2, whole genome shotgun sequence DNA encodes the following proteins:
- the LOC137296540 gene encoding coadhesin-like, with protein MQGLTLVVLAVVAVVVVLPSASSEKIAYSCGTKSTHYTTKCGWFGWQRCSRYRSTTRTCYKMRPVNGGWSAYGSWSAYSTCTKTCGGGTMSRFRTRSCTEPLPAYGGASCSGRERDTQTARCNTHKCPVDGGWSDYTAWTEYSTCTTTCGGGSQFKTRDRSCTNPAPAHGGRDCDGDTRDRSERDCNTHPCPIDGGWTDWEEWQDMDDCSVLCGGGKKDQNRSRSCTNPSPAFGGADCDGESYQNRTIVCNTEECGDLCPKDEVTFHAHTTNEKRFYQCSNGVAHRHQCPEGTVYDSVTSVCNHAPKTACPDIGVAFLAHESDCTKFYMCSNGIKHDMACPATTMFDATLKVCTHGTC; from the exons ATGCAAGGGCTTACTCTTGTCGTCCTCGCTGTCGTTGCAGTGGTCGTTGTGCTTCCGTCTGCATCGTCGGAAAA GATTGCTTATAGTTGTGGAACAAAGTCAACTCATTACACAACTAAATGTGGTTGGTTCGGATGGCAGCGCTGCTCGAGATACAG gtcTACTACCAGGACTTGCTATAAGATGCGGCCAG tgaacGGCGGATGGTCAGCCTATGGCTCGTGGTCAGCATACAGCACGTGCACAAAAACATGTGGAGGAGGAACTATGTCGCGATTTCGCACACGGTCGTGCACAGAGCCACTTCCCGCCTATGGTGGAGCCTCATGTTCTGGCCGAGAACGCGATACACAGACCGCCAGATGCAACACACACAAATGCCCAG TTGATGGTGGATGGAGTGACTACACCGCGTGGACAGAGTACAGCACGTGCACAACTACATGTGGAGGAGGATCTCAGTTCAAGACCAGAGACAGGTCTTGCACCAACCCTGCCCCAGCCCACGGAGGACGGGACTGTGACGGTGATACCAGGGACAGATCTGAGAGGGATTGCAACACTCATCCGTGCCCAA TTGACGGTGGCTGGACTGACTGGGAAGAGTGGCAGGATATGGATGACTGCAGTGTCCTATGTGGTGGAGGAAAAAAGGACCAGAACCGCTCCAGGAGCTGTACCAACCCAAGCCCGGCCTTCGGTGGAGCCGACTGTGACGGAGAGAGCTACCAAAACCGGACCATCGTCTGCAACACTGAGGAGTgtggag ATCTTTGCCCGAAAGATGAGGTCACCTTCCATGCCCATACTACCAATGAGAAACGCTTCTACCAGTGCAGCAATGGCGTGGCACATCGCCACCAGTGTCCAGAAGGTACCGTGTATGACTCCGTGACATCTGTCTGCAATCACGCTCCCAAAACAGCGTGTCCCGACATCGGTGTCGCCTTCCTCGCCCACGAGAGCGACTGCACCAAATTCTACATGTGCTCCAATGGCATAAAGCACGATATGGCCTGTCCAGCCACTACCATGTTTGATGCCACCTTGAAGGTCTGCACCCACGGAACATGTTAG